A segment of the Neisseria chenwenguii genome:
ATAATACCCAACCAGCCGCCGTTTCGTTTCCGCAAACTCTTCCGTTCCGCGTTCCGCGCTGATACTCTCGACGAAATCATCAAACGGTAAACCGTCCACTTCCATAATCAGACCGTCTGAAAGTTTCAGTTCGTCTATAAACCACAGCGAATGTCGGCCATTAGAAGAAAACGGGTCTCCGCCGTATTTTCGGGCTTCTTCTTTTACGAACGCCTATTTTTCGGCAATCTCGCTGTCCGTCCAGCCGTTCTTCTTCAAGATATAATGCTCAGCCAGTTCAAGCGAATCAAACAAACCATGACGGTTGCCGTCGTCAGACACAAAATACTTGGTTTCCATTTCAACCCTCCTAAAAATAACTTTTGTCATTATTACAGCAGTCTTAGTGCTATAATGACTGCATCCATACTGAAACCCGCTTCATCAAACGGGCTTGGGTCTGGATACAGACCGAAGACGGCGTGCGAGGCCGTCTGAAAATGCGTGTTACCGGACACGCGTCCAAAGGGCATTACCGCCCCACATCTGCCCATTAGAGGCAGTTTCATAAAGTCAAATTGTCAGTCAGGGCTTCTCCGTAGATTTGCCCAACATCGGAATTACGTTCCGATTTTTTCCGTTCAACCAGCCGCTTGACCCGGACGCACCCGCGCTACCCGGTTAGTCGGCTTTTTTCTTTTCGGTATGTTGACGATACCTGCAACCGTTTGTCCGATTTACCCAAAGGCTCCCACGCCTTTTCTACGCCTGCCGTTTCCGTTTTTCGGTAGCGAAGTCTGCAAAACTGCCCGATAAAAGGAATAGGCTCCGAAGGCCGGTTGCTACGATTTCGATTTGTTAAAGAGCTTAAAAGTTATACTAAGTATATTTTAAATATACATTAATGTCTATCTAAAGTTGACATTATCTATTATTAAATAATTAAACTACTGATTTTTATTGATATTTAAATTTAAAGCAACAAAACTAAAAAGGCCGTCTGAAATTTCAGACGGCCTTTTTTAAAACCTTATTTAACTACCCAGCCAATCAACTGTTTCCAATCCTGCAATTGCAGAGAAAGCCCGGTCATTGCTGACCAAAACAGCCCCGATACTGTAAGCATGTGCGGCAATCTGCATATCGGGCGGAGATAAGCTGCGCCCTGCACTTTCGATTACCGCACGAAACGTGCCGTAATCCTCTGCCACCGCACTATCAAAAGGTAAAACTTCCACCCTCAGCAAAAACTCATTTACCAAACGGCGCAAACGTAATGCCTCGGGACGTTTGGCTAAACCATACATCATCTCGGCATGGGTAACGGCAGAAATACATAATGCCGACATAGGCGTAGCTGCCAGATGTTTTAAAACCGCTTCATTACCACGCACCGCATGACTGACGATGTTGGTATCCAACAAAAAACGTTTCATTCCTGCCATCCTTCAAAAGGATCGCGCTGAACGGGAGCTTTGTCGTTTTCAGTACGGGCAAACGGCTCTGACGGAATAGTCTCTTTGTTTCCAAGCGCATGGATAAAGCCTTCCCAATCCGCAGGGCGTTTGGACAGAACAACATCACCGGTTTTCTCATCACGGCGTATAAAAACCTCATTGCCTTCAAAACGGAATGCCAAAGGCAGGCGCACGGCCTGACTGTTGCCGTTGTTGAATATTTTGGCAGTTTGCATAATCCCTCCGTAGAGAATAATCTAAACCTGCTACTAGTATATATTATAGTATATACTAAAACAAGGGATTAACCTGTCAAAAAGGCCGTCTGAAATTCAGACGGCCTTAAATTTACACATAATATCTTGTCAAACCTGTTATTACGCCAATAATTTTGACGTTTTCAGGTATTATTTCAGGAATATTCTCATTGTATTTCAGAAGTTTCTGATTTTTTATATCAATCGTAAGTTTTGCAATCAATCCTCGATTTTGATTCGCCAAGACAAGAACAAAATGTCCATGTCTAACAGTAATATTTGGATCAATTAGCAAAATATCATTTTTAAATATTCCTTCATACGATAAGTCATTATTTGGAACTCGAGCCGCAAATGGTTTGATGAACTTCATCTTTGGAAGATTCTCCAAATCTATTGGAGTCTCGGTATCCATAGAATCAGAATCATAGCATGAGACACTTCCAAAATTGTTTCCTCCAACTTGTATATGGTTAGCCGTATTATTGATGATTTGATTTTGATAAGGAAGTGGATAGTTACAAACTTCAGCTATTTTGACCATTACATCAAAGGTAGGTTTATTTCTTCCTTTTTCAATCGCAGAAATACTCCCCTTCCCTGAAAAACCGATTGCTTCTGCTAACTCTTCCTGAGTCAAGTTTGACTGTTTTCTTGCATTCATGACCCATTTAGCTAAATCATAATTCATGCGAAAGCCCTGATATAAATGATTTGATTCTAAACACCCCACAAATTGTTGTCGTATCTGAATTATTGACTATTATGTATATTTAAAATAGACTTTAGCTATTCGAATTTTATGAAAATACAGATATGCATAAAGCTCTTCAGTCCGTAGTGGACTTCTTTGGAAGTCAAGCGTCGTTAGCACGAGAATTAGGTGTCAAACGTTCAACCGTAAATAGCTGGGTTCATGGTAGAAATAAAATTCCACCAGAAGCCGCAATTAAAATAGAAAAGCTAACTAATTCTAAAGTTAACAGGAAAGAATTAAGACCTGATCTATTTGATACTATTTCATAAATTCCCATGTTCATCGCCGACCTGCGCCTTTACCTTAACGACAAATTCATCCAAGTCTATGATGAATTTATGCCCCTGTGCGCGCACGATTTTCAGACGGCCTCATTCCTGTCCAACCTGTTTTGGTGGAGCGACGTGGCCGATAAAGAGCCGAAAAAACAGGGCTGGGTTTATAAGACTGCCGACCACCTGAAAAAAGAACTGGGCCTGACCCGGCGCGGCTATGAGAAGGTGCGCCGTATCCTGTTGGAACAGGGTTTGGTTCAATACCGGCGCGGCGGTATCCACGGCAAAATGCACTGGTATATCAACCGTGAAGTATTGCTGGCCAAAATCTGCGAATTACGCGGCGTTGCCGTACCGAAAACCAACAGCAAGCATCACTACGACCGCGACAATTTCCGTATTCCCAAATTTATCCCGCTCAAACTTTGGCACGACTGGCTGGATATGGTGGTCGAAAAAGGCAAAACGACCGGCCATTCCATGAAAAAGAAAGCCGTGAAGCAACTGACTGAACTGCACAATAAAAAGCTGGATCTGAAGCCGATTATGGAAAAATCGATTCTGACGGGTTGGATAGGATTCTTCTTTAACGATAAAAACCAACCGTACAGGCCGTCTGAAAAAACGGCACAGGAGCAGGCAGAACAGGTAAAACGTGAGCGGGAAGCCGAATATAAAGCCAAACTGGAAGAAGAGAACAAACCGCCGCCCGACAAGGAAGCTGTCCGCCAAAACGAAGGCTATCAAGGCATACAGGAATATCTGAAAAAGCGGAAACTAAAAAATAACTCAGCGCAATAAGGTCTGAAGCCTTGTTGCGCTTTCGTGCTGTCCAAACCTGCCTAAAATCCGTCTTCACCCTGCTTTTGAGCCTAGCTCGGGCAGTTTTTTACGGCTGATACCCTGTATCGGCCGTTTTTTTATGCCGTTTTGATGATTTTAAGGTTTCTGGCCGTCTGAAAAGCCGTTTCACCTTCGCCGAAACCTCGTTCTAAAAACCTTTATAAATCATGTCTTTGTACAATTAGTGCAAAGTACAATGTACAGTTAAGACAAAGGTCTTTGTACACTAAAGCCGATCACTATACAGATAGCCCTTTCAGAGACCCCTTTCAGACACTTAAAGTGCCTGATTTTTGTGCAACCGTCTCAATCATTGTGGATATGGGGATTTAGTGGATAGATGGGCTGTTTTTGAGGGGGGATATATACAGGTTTTGTGGATAAATTTGTTTTGGTATATAATGGTAATACCTTTTAATACTTTTATTCGGAGAATAAAATGAAACCGCAAACCGTGCCTGTGGCCGTTAAATTACCGCTAGAAATCAGAGACCGTTTGAAAGCAGTTGCCGAAACCCAAGATCGCTCTGTGCATTGGTTGATGCGGGAAGCGGTCAACCAATTTTTGGAACGTGAAGAGCAGAAAGCTGCTTTACGTGCCGCAGCCGATGCTTCTTGGGCACACTATCAAGAAACCGGCCTGCATGTTACGTTGGAAGAGGCAAATGTATGGATGGATACAATTATTGAAGGGAGAGAAGCCGGGGAATTGAAATGCCACAAGTAATGTTAACCGAACATGCGACGGCTGATTTACGACGGCTCTATGATTTTTTAGCACCGAAAAACGAACAAGCTGCACGAAATGCGGTAAAGGCCGTTAAGGACGCTTTGGCAGGTTTGGCACAATTTCCTGCCACCGGCCGTTTTTTTGATGATGAATACCGGGAATGGCCGGTTTCCTTCGGAGATGCAGGCTATACCGTTTTATATCGGATGGATTCTGAAATCGTTGTGATTGTGGCGATTAAGCACCAACGGGAATTGAGTTACAGTTTTCCGGTTAAGAATTAAATAAGGCCGTCTGAAATTCAGACAGCCTTATTATAAAGATGAATTTTCATTTGCCGGCATCGATAACCCTGATTCCGTATTGCGGGATATATCCGTCAACGGTCATCAGTTCCAAGCCTTCCGCTTGGGTCTGGGCAATCAACATTCTGTCAAAAGGATCTTGATGTATCGCAGGAAGCTGCCCGGCCTGCTTTGCATGGAAGAAATCTATAGGGAGATTCTCAAAATCTTCTTGCCCTATCACATCAAAAAACTCTTCGGGCAGTTTCAGCAATCCTTTATTCAGCTTGATTGAAAGCTCCCAAATACTCGCAGCACTGACAAAAATCAGATTATTGGGGTTTTCGATCAGTTTGCGGGCATTTTTGCCTAATTTCCCGTCATCCAATACCCACCACAGCACAACGTGCGTATCCAATAGGATTTTTCTCATAGGGAAGATGCCTCAAATAAATCTGCGGTATCGCTATCACTTTCAAGGATTCGGGAAATATCGGTATTTTGGGCATGGCTGAATTTTTTCAGGCTGCCTGCTTTCCGTTCCTGTTTGATAATACCGGTCAATTGGACACATGGTTTTCCCGCTTTGGCAATAATGACGGTTTCCCCGGCCTCGGCTTTTTGAATCAATTGGCTGAGATTGGTTTTTGCCTGATGGATATTTGCTTGGAACATGGCGACACCTTTACTTAGTTCAGTTAGCTAATTATAGATTGTATTTAAACAGAACGCTACTGCTCAATAACCGAATCAAAGGCCGTCTGAAATTTCAGACGGCATTTTCTTGTTTTGTCGAATGTTCGGAAGTTTGGTTTGTCCCGAACAGTTCGTCGTCATCGGGTGGTGTGGCTGTCCAACTGAATTTTCTGGGTTGGGATAGCGGCGGCTGTTCGGAATCGTTTGGCTGCTGTTCCGGCTCGGCAACGGGTTTCGGCTTAATCGTTAACTGATTAACATCATCTGATTTTTTCGATACTTTCACCGCCGCAGAAACCGTCTCCTGTCCCCGGGAGCGGATAAACCAGTTAATCGTCGTCAGTCCGGCACGGACACCGTTTTGCGCCAAAAACTGCTGAATCTGCTTTTGGGAAAACCCGTTTTTCTTGAGCAGCAAAATATCGGCTTTGAACGGCTCCAGCTTCGATTGACGGCCTTGCTCTGTTTGGCCGGCCATAAAATTTTCAACAGAAATACCCATATCCAATCACAGTCTAATTAAAACTATCTATAACCTATTATACATCTAATATAATCTATCTTCAATCTAATATCATCTAATTCAGACTATATTCCAGACTAACAAAGTCTAGTTATTGGACTATATAAAATCTAACTATAATCTAATATAAATCTACTTTTAATCTAATTCAATCTAATTTAAAACTACAATTAATCTACTTCAAACCATCAATATCTAATCAATGAACTAATCCATCTCCCCTCCGCGCGTACCTTCTCCTTCAAAAACGGATATTTCCTAAGAAAGAAGTGTATTTCTGCTAGAACGCAGGATAGGCAACGAGTGCCAAAAACAGGGTGGTTTTGCCACCCTGATTCCGCCCAAAAGGGCGGAAACGCCGCAGAGCGGCTGAAGGTTTGAACAACCATCGGGGGCAGTCGCCGCCGTGTTGTTGGTTGATGTCTAAATTTCAAAGCGCAAAAAGTCCAGACCAAGACGAGTGTCTTTGCACGTCTTCCACCTTTTCCACTACGCCGCAGAGGACGTACCGGACAAAGATGAAAGCCGCACAAAGCCAGTCTGGACTTTTTGCGCTTTGAAATTTTTTACGACATCACAACACGGCGGCAACTGCCCCCGATGGTTGTTTATTTATGAACGAACCTTTGTGAAAGGAGTATCGATGGGACTGGATATGTACGGCTATACCATGCGTGCCGAATTTGTCGGCGACCGTCAGACCGATGTTAATGTGCGTGAAGAAGAACAGGAACAGGCAGGGCTTACCCATTTTGCCTACTGGCGCAAATTCAATCATCTGCATGGCTGGATGGAAAAGCTGTATCGGGAGAAAGGCGGCAGCAAAGAATCGTTCAACTGCTGCACCGTTCGGCTGGAACTGGAAGACTTGGTACGGTTGGAAGCGGATTTAGACGGCGGGAAACTGGAGCATACGCCCGGCTTTCTTTTCGGCGGCGAAGAAATCTACCCTGAAGACATCGCCGACACCAAAGTCTTTATTGAAAACGCGCGTGCCGCCATTGCCGCAGGGCTGGCTGTGTTCTATGACAGTTGGTGGTAAGGCGTTTGAAACTCTGTTTTTCAGACGGCCTTCAGGCCGTCTGAAA
Coding sequences within it:
- a CDS encoding type II toxin-antitoxin system VapC family toxin, whose amino-acid sequence is MKRFLLDTNIVSHAVRGNEAVLKHLAATPMSALCISAVTHAEMMYGLAKRPEALRLRRLVNEFLLRVEVLPFDSAVAEDYGTFRAVIESAGRSLSPPDMQIAAHAYSIGAVLVSNDRAFSAIAGLETVDWLGS
- a CDS encoding antitoxin — encoded protein: MQTAKIFNNGNSQAVRLPLAFRFEGNEVFIRRDEKTGDVVLSKRPADWEGFIHALGNKETIPSEPFARTENDKAPVQRDPFEGWQE
- a CDS encoding LexA family transcriptional regulator, with amino-acid sequence MNYDLAKWVMNARKQSNLTQEELAEAIGFSGKGSISAIEKGRNKPTFDVMVKIAEVCNYPLPYQNQIINNTANHIQVGGNNFGSVSCYDSDSMDTETPIDLENLPKMKFIKPFAARVPNNDLSYEGIFKNDILLIDPNITVRHGHFVLVLANQNRGLIAKLTIDIKNQKLLKYNENIPEIIPENVKIIGVITGLTRYYV
- a CDS encoding transcriptional regulator, with protein sequence MHKALQSVVDFFGSQASLARELGVKRSTVNSWVHGRNKIPPEAAIKIEKLTNSKVNRKELRPDLFDTIS
- a CDS encoding CopG family ribbon-helix-helix protein, whose product is MKPQTVPVAVKLPLEIRDRLKAVAETQDRSVHWLMREAVNQFLEREEQKAALRAAADASWAHYQETGLHVTLEEANVWMDTIIEGREAGELKCHK
- a CDS encoding type II toxin-antitoxin system RelE/ParE family toxin; its protein translation is MLTEHATADLRRLYDFLAPKNEQAARNAVKAVKDALAGLAQFPATGRFFDDEYREWPVSFGDAGYTVLYRMDSEIVVIVAIKHQRELSYSFPVKN
- a CDS encoding type II toxin-antitoxin system VapC family toxin, producing the protein MRKILLDTHVVLWWVLDDGKLGKNARKLIENPNNLIFVSAASIWELSIKLNKGLLKLPEEFFDVIGQEDFENLPIDFFHAKQAGQLPAIHQDPFDRMLIAQTQAEGLELMTVDGYIPQYGIRVIDAGK
- a CDS encoding type II toxin-antitoxin system Phd/YefM family antitoxin, which produces MFQANIHQAKTNLSQLIQKAEAGETVIIAKAGKPCVQLTGIIKQERKAGSLKKFSHAQNTDISRILESDSDTADLFEASSL
- a CDS encoding phosphoglycerate kinase, producing the protein MGLDMYGYTMRAEFVGDRQTDVNVREEEQEQAGLTHFAYWRKFNHLHGWMEKLYREKGGSKESFNCCTVRLELEDLVRLEADLDGGKLEHTPGFLFGGEEIYPEDIADTKVFIENARAAIAAGLAVFYDSWW